A genomic segment from Leptolyngbya boryana PCC 6306 encodes:
- a CDS encoding DUF2605 domain-containing protein, whose amino-acid sequence MFNPNHPDSDLFKTILEPLLDDFEYWFSRSRSLLEEQHIPFLSADEQKDLLQRVMTSQQEVSTVQALLKATGGQAGVDSSVLVTWHHLVSECWQVSLKLRSQQSS is encoded by the coding sequence ATGTTTAATCCCAATCACCCCGACTCCGACTTATTCAAAACCATCTTAGAACCGCTGCTCGACGACTTCGAGTACTGGTTTTCGCGCTCTCGCAGCCTGTTGGAAGAGCAGCACATTCCATTTCTCTCTGCAGACGAGCAGAAAGACCTCTTGCAGCGCGTGATGACCAGTCAGCAGGAAGTGAGCACGGTTCAGGCGTTGCTGAAAGCCACAGGGGGTCAGGCGGGAGTCGATTCATCCGTCTTAGTCACGTGGCATCATCTAGTGAGCGAATGTTGGCAAGTCAGTCTCAAACTGCGATCGCAGCAATCGAGTTGA
- a CDS encoding DUF2973 domain-containing protein: MILHLLYILAFTALAFLAVGNLIRNLMTLGVESQRQYPPVKQNRPTPHPELLDEHGRMIDEPLLVMRSMSVEDAREQLDAIYKSSPGGESAQSGDE, encoded by the coding sequence ATGATTCTGCACCTACTTTATATTCTGGCTTTCACAGCATTGGCTTTCTTGGCAGTTGGCAATTTAATCCGGAATTTAATGACGTTGGGGGTTGAGTCGCAGCGTCAGTATCCTCCCGTCAAACAGAATCGTCCGACCCCTCATCCAGAGCTACTCGATGAGCATGGTCGCATGATTGACGAACCGCTGCTGGTCATGCGATCGATGAGTGTGGAAGATGCCCGTGAACAGCTAGATGCCATCTATAAGTCCTCGCCAGGGGGGGAATCCGCACAGTCGGGTGACGAATAG
- a CDS encoding YcjF family protein yields MKWDSSWLNQIRDGMAEATKRVSIEPMAKTLQNWFKVDEAEVEEILKKVRSELPTTEALLVGKPQSGKSSIVRGLTGVSAEIIGQGFRPHTQYTQQYCYPTEDLPLVIFTDTVGLGDGTQATSEVIRELVGELQSSESETNAKILLLTVKISDFATDTLKQIAGRIRQKRPEVPVLLVVTCLHELYPPDVSDHPEYPPNLAEVDRAFTRIQEDFKGLFDRAVLIDFTLEEDEFHPTFYGLEPLMDTIAELLPEAEARTISQLLSDRDAGQQISGLYRDAARRYILPFSVMAGAAAAIPLPLATMPVLTALQVSMVGALGQLYGQTLSPSQAGGVVSAIAGGFVAQAIGRELIKFVPGFGSVIAASWASAYTWALGEAACVYFGDLMGGKTPDPKRIQAAMREAFSDARHRFKTSKG; encoded by the coding sequence ATGAAGTGGGATAGTTCCTGGTTGAATCAAATTCGGGATGGGATGGCAGAAGCCACGAAGCGCGTCTCGATTGAACCTATGGCAAAGACGCTACAGAATTGGTTCAAGGTCGATGAAGCAGAAGTCGAAGAGATTTTGAAGAAAGTCAGATCGGAACTACCGACGACTGAAGCATTGCTGGTCGGCAAACCGCAATCAGGAAAATCTTCGATCGTTCGTGGTTTAACCGGCGTTTCGGCTGAAATCATTGGTCAAGGCTTTCGTCCGCATACCCAGTACACTCAACAATATTGCTATCCCACTGAGGATTTACCACTTGTCATTTTTACAGATACGGTCGGCTTGGGAGATGGAACGCAAGCAACATCGGAAGTGATTCGCGAATTAGTGGGCGAATTGCAGTCGAGTGAATCTGAGACGAATGCCAAAATTTTACTGCTCACTGTTAAAATCAGTGATTTTGCAACGGATACGCTCAAACAGATTGCAGGTCGGATTCGGCAAAAACGCCCAGAAGTGCCTGTCTTACTGGTTGTCACTTGTCTGCATGAACTCTATCCACCGGATGTGAGCGATCATCCTGAGTATCCACCAAATTTGGCAGAAGTCGATCGTGCGTTTACGCGCATTCAAGAAGACTTTAAGGGCTTGTTCGACCGTGCCGTTTTGATCGATTTTACGTTGGAGGAAGATGAGTTTCATCCAACCTTTTATGGATTAGAGCCTTTGATGGATACGATCGCAGAATTGCTGCCGGAGGCTGAAGCAAGAACCATTTCGCAACTGTTAAGCGATCGAGATGCAGGGCAGCAAATTAGCGGTTTGTATCGAGATGCTGCGCGACGTTATATCTTGCCGTTTTCCGTAATGGCAGGGGCAGCAGCAGCGATTCCTTTACCGTTAGCCACAATGCCCGTGTTGACTGCGCTACAAGTTTCGATGGTGGGAGCATTGGGACAGTTGTATGGACAGACGTTAAGCCCTTCACAGGCAGGTGGGGTCGTTAGTGCGATCGCGGGTGGATTTGTAGCACAAGCGATCGGGCGCGAATTGATTAAATTTGTGCCGGGGTTTGGCAGTGTGATTGCGGCTTCGTGGGCGAGTGCCTATACTTGGGCATTAGGCGAAGCAGCATGTGTGTATTTTGGGGATTTGATGGGTGGTAAAACGCCTGATCCGAAAAGGATTCAAGCTGCGATGCGGGAAGCTTTCAGCGATGCGAGACATCGATTTAAGACATCGAAGGGATAA
- a CDS encoding exopolysaccharide biosynthesis protein, translating into MHLRFSQDIESLIKRLSEEPLTIAAILSETSERGFGLVIGLMVIPFLFPVPPGLTGIPGTACVLLGVQMALGRRTPWLPKKVARFRFPTSFAKQLLQNVRRVTRILEKITRPRMRRIAANPKIWQFNGMCITWLSILLIAPIPLTNPFPTIGILLLVVAMLESDGLLMCVAYGLTTVITGICATIVYLLWRSPEFIQQWL; encoded by the coding sequence ATGCATCTTCGCTTCTCGCAAGACATTGAATCTCTAATCAAGCGGCTATCCGAAGAACCGTTAACGATCGCGGCTATTCTCTCCGAAACTTCAGAACGCGGATTTGGTCTCGTCATTGGACTAATGGTGATTCCTTTTCTCTTTCCTGTGCCGCCCGGGCTAACGGGAATTCCGGGTACGGCTTGTGTTTTGCTAGGTGTTCAAATGGCATTAGGAAGGCGTACCCCTTGGTTGCCCAAAAAAGTCGCCCGGTTTCGATTTCCGACGAGCTTTGCTAAACAGCTATTGCAGAATGTGCGACGAGTCACGCGCATTTTAGAGAAAATTACTCGTCCTCGGATGCGTCGAATTGCCGCGAATCCAAAAATTTGGCAATTCAATGGAATGTGCATCACTTGGCTTTCTATCTTGTTAATTGCACCGATTCCTTTGACGAATCCATTTCCCACGATCGGGATCTTACTCCTCGTCGTCGCGATGCTCGAATCAGATGGATTATTAATGTGCGTGGCTTATGGACTGACGACTGTGATTACAGGAATTTGTGCCACGATCGTTTACTTACTTTGGCGATCGCCAGAATTCATTCAGCAATGGCTATAA